The Halalkalibaculum roseum genome window below encodes:
- the tyrA gene encoding bifunctional chorismate mutase/prephenate dehydrogenase yields the protein MSPKEQQLTPQRERIDQIDRQILDLLSERKEIVREVIEKKVENQLPIFAPKREDDKTAAFRDMAIEHDLDPEWAEDFLRMIMAASRASQSASKFPRATDEPMDILIVGAKGGMGSLYSKIAEQTGHRVYKIDKHNWHELEEIAPKLDLAIVSVPINATVDVIERLAPKLKEETILADFTSNKTTPIEAMQKVHPGPILGLHPMHGPDVQNLSKQLMVYCPVRDESKSKWVVEQCRLWGMRVIEAEAEKHDHVMHMVQGLRHFVALLHGSFMKTYDLNPKDILNYSSPIYRAELMMTGRIFAQSAELYADIVFANEERRQLLLKFIEHNDKLAEMVKTDDKQGFIKEFESVTDFFGSFATQALEESGYLINRLADRFA from the coding sequence ATGTCTCCAAAAGAACAGCAATTGACACCGCAGCGAGAGCGTATTGATCAAATAGATCGGCAAATTCTTGACCTACTGAGTGAACGCAAAGAGATAGTTCGGGAGGTCATTGAAAAGAAGGTTGAAAACCAACTGCCGATATTTGCCCCTAAACGTGAAGATGACAAAACAGCTGCTTTCCGGGATATGGCTATTGAACATGATCTGGATCCGGAGTGGGCCGAAGATTTCCTGCGTATGATCATGGCGGCCTCAAGAGCCAGTCAGTCAGCCAGCAAATTTCCACGGGCAACTGACGAACCTATGGATATACTTATCGTCGGTGCCAAGGGAGGAATGGGTAGTCTCTACTCAAAAATTGCAGAACAGACCGGGCACAGAGTATATAAAATTGACAAACACAACTGGCATGAGCTGGAAGAGATTGCTCCCAAGCTAGACCTCGCTATCGTATCTGTTCCCATCAATGCTACAGTTGACGTAATCGAACGACTCGCTCCCAAGCTTAAAGAAGAAACCATTCTGGCCGATTTCACCAGTAACAAAACTACCCCTATTGAAGCCATGCAAAAAGTACATCCGGGCCCGATACTTGGTCTCCACCCCATGCACGGCCCAGATGTTCAAAACCTGTCCAAGCAACTTATGGTCTACTGCCCGGTACGTGATGAATCAAAAAGCAAGTGGGTTGTGGAACAGTGCCGGCTCTGGGGCATGCGGGTCATTGAGGCCGAAGCAGAAAAACACGACCACGTCATGCACATGGTTCAGGGACTCAGGCACTTCGTCGCACTGCTTCACGGTTCATTCATGAAAACCTATGACCTGAACCCAAAGGATATCCTTAACTACTCGAGTCCTATCTATCGTGCCGAGCTAATGATGACGGGACGAATTTTTGCCCAGAGCGCCGAACTGTATGCCGACATCGTTTTTGCAAATGAGGAGAGAAGACAGCTGCTTCTCAAATTTATTGAACATAACGACAAGCTTGCTGAGATGGTTAAAACAGACGACAAGCAGGGATTTATAAAGGAGTTCGAATCGGTGACCGATTTCTTTGGCAGTTTTGCCACCCAGGCACTTGAAGAGAGCGGCTATCTTATAAACCGCCTGGCGGACCGTTTTGCCTGA
- a CDS encoding PAS domain-containing sensor histidine kinase: protein MDDLKAELFLEASRKSLNGVAILSREGKVEWVNQKFCEISGLDSKKLLGNCIDTIASDLKQIRFPIEQEEKLTLFVNKELCKKAILSLKPIGEKDGGGYHLAELTSCEDTTDKVLEQEVKEHRRIISSLNEGYILVDEHANIHDVNAAYCELVGYSRDELLSMKLTDLREGMTKEYRENFVKQVHQEGGVKFRTRHRKKDGNLVDLEANAAAFERNGTTFLAGFVWDITDRLESQKRLKESEQRWHQLVNNNPLPVIISTGGIINFVNRAALELYGTDDKDKVLGKSVLDFVPDEDKESITKRIEKVNRGEKISSFEQTLMMLSGEEKQVEVHTVPIVYKGENAAQTVFKDITELKQRQRQIRINQQRFMSLFRNNPHPVYYFDMEGNFMGANKKVEEISGYPESELLNMNFAPIIVEDDLERTISHFEAAAGGEVQEYEIKIKTKEGDIRDLRVNNFPMKVFDEIVGVFGIAEDITSSKKAKEDLIKSEQKWQHLVEDNPQAVQVTIHGEIVFINEAGARLYGAEKPIEVIGRSVFEFSHPDYVDEIEERLEKIEQDKEIEKAHDHKIISLDGEIRDVEISSIPIEYQGKEAIQTVLFDVTDRKKKESIIEASLIEKEVLLKEIHHRVKNNMAVVSGLLELQSMNTDDEELNKLLKESQLRIHSMAMIHEKLYQTETFSVVDFGDYIRELVQTITDTIDTTDKEITVDFHLGSVRLNINQAIPAALILNEVVVNSFKHAFKGRQTGSIAITVSEEGNAVVLEVTDDGIGLPKDFEPEDIQSLGTTLIHTLSSQLRGELIFENRPDCSGTYVRLSFEKDI, encoded by the coding sequence ATGGATGATTTAAAAGCGGAACTGTTCTTAGAAGCTAGCAGAAAGTCGCTGAATGGTGTTGCTATACTTTCAAGAGAGGGAAAAGTGGAATGGGTTAATCAAAAATTTTGCGAAATCAGCGGCTTAGATTCTAAAAAGCTGTTGGGCAATTGCATAGACACAATTGCAAGTGATCTGAAACAAATCCGTTTTCCTATTGAACAGGAGGAGAAGTTAACCTTGTTTGTCAATAAGGAGCTGTGCAAAAAAGCAATCCTGAGCCTTAAACCTATTGGTGAGAAAGATGGAGGCGGATATCACCTGGCGGAACTCACTTCTTGTGAGGATACTACCGACAAGGTGCTGGAACAAGAGGTGAAAGAGCATCGAAGAATTATCTCTTCTTTGAATGAAGGTTATATCCTGGTTGACGAACATGCCAATATTCACGATGTAAATGCCGCCTATTGCGAGTTAGTCGGCTATAGCCGGGATGAACTGCTCTCCATGAAGCTGACCGATCTCAGGGAGGGCATGACCAAAGAGTACCGGGAGAATTTTGTTAAGCAGGTGCATCAGGAAGGGGGAGTTAAATTCAGGACCCGGCACCGTAAAAAAGACGGAAACCTGGTAGACCTGGAGGCAAATGCAGCGGCTTTTGAGAGAAATGGCACCACTTTTTTAGCAGGTTTCGTTTGGGACATTACTGATCGGCTTGAGTCCCAAAAAAGGTTGAAGGAGAGCGAACAGCGATGGCACCAATTGGTAAACAACAATCCTCTTCCGGTGATTATCAGTACCGGGGGAATAATAAACTTTGTGAATCGAGCAGCTCTGGAGCTTTACGGCACTGACGATAAAGATAAAGTATTGGGAAAGTCAGTATTGGATTTTGTTCCTGACGAGGACAAAGAATCCATCACTAAACGTATTGAAAAGGTGAACAGAGGTGAGAAAATCAGCTCTTTTGAACAGACTTTGATGATGCTGAGCGGGGAAGAAAAGCAGGTGGAAGTGCATACGGTTCCTATTGTCTATAAAGGGGAAAATGCTGCACAGACAGTATTTAAAGATATTACTGAGCTCAAGCAACGGCAGCGACAGATTAGAATAAACCAGCAGCGGTTTATGTCACTGTTCAGGAACAATCCGCACCCCGTTTACTACTTTGATATGGAAGGCAATTTTATGGGGGCTAACAAGAAAGTGGAAGAGATCTCAGGATATCCCGAGAGCGAGCTGCTGAATATGAATTTTGCCCCCATCATTGTAGAAGATGACCTTGAGAGAACGATCAGCCATTTTGAAGCTGCTGCAGGGGGAGAGGTACAGGAGTACGAGATAAAAATTAAAACAAAAGAAGGGGATATCAGGGACCTGCGGGTCAATAACTTTCCCATGAAAGTGTTCGACGAAATTGTTGGTGTTTTTGGCATCGCGGAAGACATTACGTCCTCCAAAAAGGCCAAGGAAGACTTGATTAAGAGCGAACAGAAATGGCAGCATCTGGTTGAGGATAATCCCCAGGCTGTTCAGGTGACGATCCATGGAGAGATTGTATTTATTAATGAGGCAGGCGCAAGGCTTTACGGTGCCGAAAAACCAATAGAGGTGATCGGACGTTCGGTTTTTGAATTTAGTCATCCTGATTATGTCGATGAGATAGAGGAACGATTAGAAAAAATTGAACAGGATAAGGAAATTGAGAAAGCGCATGACCATAAGATCATTTCCCTCGATGGGGAAATAAGGGATGTGGAGATCAGTTCCATTCCTATAGAGTATCAGGGGAAAGAGGCCATTCAGACGGTTTTATTTGATGTGACTGACCGTAAAAAGAAAGAGAGTATCATTGAGGCCTCTCTTATAGAAAAAGAAGTACTGCTTAAAGAGATCCATCACCGTGTTAAAAATAATATGGCGGTGGTTTCCGGACTGCTGGAGCTTCAGTCCATGAATACGGATGATGAGGAGTTGAATAAATTGCTTAAGGAAAGTCAGCTCCGAATTCATTCCATGGCGATGATCCACGAAAAACTATACCAGACAGAGACGTTCTCGGTTGTGGATTTCGGTGATTATATTCGGGAACTGGTTCAAACTATTACAGACACCATCGATACTACTGACAAGGAAATCACGGTTGACTTTCATTTGGGTTCAGTACGCCTAAACATAAATCAGGCTATTCCCGCGGCTCTAATTCTCAATGAAGTAGTAGTGAACAGCTTCAAGCACGCTTTTAAGGGTCGGCAAACCGGTAGCATAGCTATAACGGTTTCTGAAGAAGGTAATGCCGTTGTTTTGGAGGTCACGGATGATGGGATCGGTTTACCCAAAGACTTTGAACCGGAAGATATTCAGAGCCTGGGTACCACTCTTATCCATACGCTATCTTCTCAATTGCGGGGAGAACTTATCTTCGAAAACAGGCCGGACTGCTCCGGGACCTATGTCAGACTATCCTTTGAAAAGGATATTTGA